In Rhizobium sp. BG4, the genomic stretch CCGCCATCCTTTCGCGCCAGATCGACGAGAAGCTGCAGCCGCGCCAGGCCGCGCAGTAACGGAACGGCGGAGTAACGACCATGGGTATGGCTGTTGGAGGCAATTCCGGAAGCGGTGGCGGACGCCGCCGCCGCGGTGGCCGGAACAAGAATGTAATTTCCGAAATCAACGTGACGCCGCTTGTCGACGTCATGCTCGTGTTGCTGATCATCTTCATGGTCGCAGCACCGATGATGACGGTCGGCGTGCCGATCGACCTGCCGGAAACGCAGGCGAAGGCGCTGAATTCCGAGACGCAGCCGATCACGATTTCGGTCAAGAACAGCGGCGAAGTCTATCTTCAGGAAACGCCGATCCCGGTCGACGAGGTTGCCGCGAAACTCGAGGCAATCGCCACGACCGGCTACAACGAGCGCATCTTCGTGCGCGGTGATGCAACTGCGCCCTACGGCGTGATCGCCGACGTGATGGCACGCATCCAGGGTGCGGGCTTCAAGAATATCGGCCTCGTCACGCAGCAGAAGAAGGACCAGTAGAAAGCAAGATGAAGACCAGCGTCGTCACATCTGCTGTTCTGCATGGACTGGTGCTCGCTGCGGCACTGGTCAGCATCGGCTCGCCCGAGCATTTCAAGGTCGATGATTTCGAAGCGATGCCAGTCGATCTGGTGCCGGTCGAATCGATCACCCAGATGCAGCAGGGCGACAAGAAGGCGCCGATGAAGGAAACGTCGGCGCCGAAGCCGACGACGCGTCCGCCGACGCCCGACCAGGGTGAGAATGTCGGCGACAACAAGGTCGACCTCAAGACAACGCCGGTTCCGAACGCCAAGCCGAGCAATACGGATGCGGCTGCCGCCAATTCCAGCGAGAAGCCGGCGCAGAAGATTGATCCGATCCCGAACGAGGTGAAGGAAGTCAACAAGGAAGAGACCGAGGTCGAACAGCCGAAGGAAGTCGCTTCCATTCCGCAGACAAAGCCTGACGTCGCGCCGACGCCGCCGAAGCCCGAGGAAAAGCCGGTCGAGGAGGCGAAGCCCGAGGAAGCGCCGAAGCCTGATGCCGAAGCGCTGCCGGACAAGGTGCCGACCCCGGTTGCCAAGCCGCAGGTGAAGCCGCCTGAGGAAAAGCAGGCCGAGAAGCCGCCGGAAAAGCCTCAGGACCAGCCGAAGACGGCCGAAAAGCCGACCGACAAGAAGAAGGACGATCAGAAGCGCGAAGTGGCCAAGTCCGCTTCGTCGATGAAGAGCGACTTCAATGCCGACGATATCGCCGCCCTTCTGAACAAGACCGATCCTTCCGCAGGCGGTACCAAGCGCTCGACGCAGGAAGCTTCGCTCGGCGCCAAGAAGGCGACCCAGGGCGCTTCGAAGCTGTCGATGAGCGAAATGGATGCGCTGAAGAGCGCGATTGCCGGCAACTGGAATGTCATTCCGGGCATGGAAGGCATGAACGAAGTGCGCATCAAGGTGCACATGAAGCTTGATGAAGACGGCAACATCATCGGCCAGCCCGAAGTCGAGGCGACCGGTGGCGACAACGATGCGACACGCCGCGCTCTCGAAGGCGGTGCCTATCGCGCGATCATGAAGTCCGCGCCGTTCTCCACTCTTCCAAAAGATAAATACGATGCCTGGAACGAAGTCGTCGTGAACTTCGATCCCAGCGATCTAGGGATTTAAATGCTGAAAGGCCTCTGTCATATGAGAAAGTCTTCCCTTCTCCGCGCCTTGATGATGGTGGCGGGTCTCGTCACCGCGGGTGCGTTTACGACGCCTGCGAACGCGCTCGTCGAAATCAACATCAACAAGGGCAACGTTCAGCCGCTGCCGATCGCCGTCACCGACTTCCTGCAGGGCGACATGGGCGCCCAGGTCTCTCAGGTGATTGCCGCCGACCTGCAGCGCTCGGGTCTTTTCGCGCCCGTCAACAAGAACGCCTTCATCGAGAAGATTTCGAACCCCGATGCCGCTCCGCGCTTCGAGGACTGGAAGGTCATCAATGCACAGGCGCTGGTCACCGGCCGCGTCACGCAGGAGGCCGACGGCCGCCTTCGCGCCGAGTTCCGTCTCTGGGATACCTTCGCCGGCCAGCAGATGACCGGCCAGCAGTTCTACACGCAGCCGGAAAACTGGCGCCGCGTTGCCCACATCATCGCTGACGCGATCTACAAGCAGATCACCGGCGAAGAAGGCTATTTCGATACCCGCGTCGTCTTCGTCTCGGAATCCGGCACGAAGCAGCAGCGCAAGCGCCAGCTCGCCATCATGGACCAGGACGGCTTCAACGTCCGCACCCTGACCGATGGCAGCGACCTCGTTCTGACGCCGCGCTTTTCGCCGAACCGCCAGGAAGTGACCTACATGTCCTTCGCCAACCAGCAGCCGCGCGTTTACCTGCTGCAGCTGGAGACCGGACAGCGCGAAGTGGTCGGCAACTTCCCGGGCATGACCTTCTCCCCGCGCTTCTCTCCCGATGGCCAGAAGGTCGTCATGAGCCTCCAGCAGGAAGGCAACGCCAACATCTACACGATGGACCTGCGTTCGCGCACGACGACGCGCCTGACCTCGACGGCGGCGATCGATACGTCCCCGTCCTATTCGCCTGACGGCAACCGCATCGTCTTCGAAAGCGACCGCGGCGGCCATCAGCAGATCTACGTGATGAATGCCGACGGCTCCGGCCAGACGCGCATCTCCTTCGGCGACGGCAACTACTCGACGCCGGTCTGGTCTCCGCGTGGCGATCTCATCGCCTTCACCAAGCAGTCGGGCGGCAAGTTCTCGATCGGCGTGATGAAGCCGGACGGTTCGGGCGAGCGTATCCTGACGACGGGCTTCCACAACGAAGGCCCGACCTGGGCACCGAACGGCCGCGTCATCATGTTCTTCCGCCAGGCGGCGGGTGCCGGTGGTCCGCAGCTCTATTCGATCGACCTGACGGGCTACAACGAGCAGCTCATCAAGACTCCGACCTACGCTTCCGACCCGGCATGGTCGCCGCTGCTCGAGTAGTGGAGAGCCTGGAATACGCCTTCATGTCGCCGCAAAGTCCTGAAAATGGGCAATGTAGGGACAAATCAGTAAATCGTTAACCATACTTATTGAGCGGCGGTTAACCGAGTACGGTTACAGTCCGGCAACCCTGATGAAGTCGCAAGGAGACCCGGCCATGAGCCGCATTCATACCCCGGCTATGAGCCGCATGCAGAATCTCGCCCGCAATCCCGTCATGATCGCTCTCGTCGCTGGTCTGGCTCTTGCTGGCTGCGCCAACAAGAAGAACATGGCCAACAGTGCCGGCGATCTCGGCCTCGGCGCTGGTGCGGCGACCCCGGGTTCGGCTCAGGACTTCACCGTCAACGTTGGCGACCGTATCTTCTTCGATACCGACTCCACCTCGATCCGTGCAGACGCTGCCCAGACGCTCGACCGTCAGGCTCAGTGGCTCGCCCGCTACCCGAACTACGCGATCACCGTCGAAGGCCATGCCGACGAACGCGGTACCCGCGAATATAACCTTGCTCTCGGCGCTCGCCGTGCTGCTGCCACCAAGGACTACCTCGCTTCGCGCGGCGTCCCGGCCCAGCGCATGAAGACGATCTCCTACGGCAAGGAACGTCCGGTTGCCGTCTGCGACGACATTTCCTGCTGGTCGCAGAA encodes the following:
- the tolR gene encoding protein TolR, with protein sequence MGMAVGGNSGSGGGRRRRGGRNKNVISEINVTPLVDVMLVLLIIFMVAAPMMTVGVPIDLPETQAKALNSETQPITISVKNSGEVYLQETPIPVDEVAAKLEAIATTGYNERIFVRGDATAPYGVIADVMARIQGAGFKNIGLVTQQKKDQ
- the tolB gene encoding Tol-Pal system beta propeller repeat protein TolB, translating into MRKSSLLRALMMVAGLVTAGAFTTPANALVEININKGNVQPLPIAVTDFLQGDMGAQVSQVIAADLQRSGLFAPVNKNAFIEKISNPDAAPRFEDWKVINAQALVTGRVTQEADGRLRAEFRLWDTFAGQQMTGQQFYTQPENWRRVAHIIADAIYKQITGEEGYFDTRVVFVSESGTKQQRKRQLAIMDQDGFNVRTLTDGSDLVLTPRFSPNRQEVTYMSFANQQPRVYLLQLETGQREVVGNFPGMTFSPRFSPDGQKVVMSLQQEGNANIYTMDLRSRTTTRLTSTAAIDTSPSYSPDGNRIVFESDRGGHQQIYVMNADGSGQTRISFGDGNYSTPVWSPRGDLIAFTKQSGGKFSIGVMKPDGSGERILTTGFHNEGPTWAPNGRVIMFFRQAAGAGGPQLYSIDLTGYNEQLIKTPTYASDPAWSPLLE
- the pal gene encoding peptidoglycan-associated lipoprotein Pal produces the protein MSRIHTPAMSRMQNLARNPVMIALVAGLALAGCANKKNMANSAGDLGLGAGAATPGSAQDFTVNVGDRIFFDTDSTSIRADAAQTLDRQAQWLARYPNYAITVEGHADERGTREYNLALGARRAAATKDYLASRGVPAQRMKTISYGKERPVAVCDDISCWSQNRRAVTVLGGAGM